One genomic window of Magnolia sinica isolate HGM2019 chromosome 3, MsV1, whole genome shotgun sequence includes the following:
- the LOC131240286 gene encoding uncharacterized protein LOC131240286 — protein sequence MGGRDREVCESCVESMIIEMVSAYSNRFYSSKPEIAARRIEAIGFQVGHQLSERYTMERPRFSDHLEAIKFICKDFWSELFKKQIDNLKTNHRGTFVLQDNRFRWLTRVSIEPSPANTDLSQDDSSPPPDDSKVAQATSMHLYFPCGIIRGALTNLGIPCAVSADMSNLPACSFVIRIKA from the exons ATGGGCGGTCGAGATCGAGAGGTGTGTGAGAGCTGCGTGGAGAGCATGATCATAGAGATGGTGTCCGCCTACTCCAATCGCTTCTACTCCTCCAAGCCCGAGATCGCTGCTCGTAGAATCGAAGCCATCGGTTTCCAGGTGGGGCACCAGCTCTCCGAAAG GTATACGATGGAGCGGCCTCGATTTAGTGATCATCTAGAGGCAATCAAGTTCATCTGCAAGGATTTCTGGTCAGAACTTTTCAAGAAACAAATTGACAACCTGAAAACCAACCATAGG GGTACTTTCGTTTTGCAAGATAATCGGTTCCGATGGCTCACCCGTGTGTCGATCGAACCATCCCCAGCAAACACAGATTTATCTCAGGATGACTCGTCTCCACCACCCGATGATAGTAAGGTAGCACAAGCAACAAGCATGCATCTCTACTTCCCATGTGGGATCATAAGGGGAGCACTTACAAATCTGGGAATCCCGTGTGCAGTATCTGCTGATATGTCCAACCTTCCAGCAT